A stretch of the Notolabrus celidotus isolate fNotCel1 chromosome 3, fNotCel1.pri, whole genome shotgun sequence genome encodes the following:
- the LOC117809966 gene encoding very long-chain acyl-CoA synthetase-like, translating into MIAYLITLLAVLPLLLYWRNPYVFRDLHYTVTSLQIGMKLAKYRKNKPFYSILDCFLDKVAKHPNKKFVIFEDSSFTYRQADTESNRVARALATHAHLKEGDTVALFLGNEPQMLWAWFALAKLGCTASLLNYNIRSKSLLHCFSCCEAKVLVAGADLQGAVEEVLPDLKQQGVRVFILKDDCDVDGIESLSDKIKQASDQPLSPQLRSNIHMKSPALYIYTSGTTGLPKAAVINHERLWMATYLQSIAGIRSNDIIYIYLPLYHSAGFLMGLCGAIEKGITIILKRKFSASQFWNDCRKYNVTVIQYIGEIMRYLCNTPKRDNDRDHKVRLAIGNGIRADTWADFLQRFGDIRICECYGATEGNVGFVNYVGKIGAIGREHFLHKMGCPYALIRYDTEKEEPVKDSRGFCIEVPRGETGLLVAKIGQRTPFIGYAKNQQQTEKKKLKDVFVKGDLYFNSGDLLKIDDEGFVFFQDRIGDTFRWKGENVATTEVADHLLMVDCVEEANVYGVKVPGHEGRIGMAALKLKENMDFDGKAAYQHVKQYLPSYARPRFIRIQNTLELTGTFKQMKVKLGEEGFNPAVIGDALFYLEDYNGYIPMTQEIFNAITEGNTRL; encoded by the exons ATGATTGCATATCTCATTACACTTCTGGCTGTTTTGCCGCTGTTGCTTTACTGGAGAAACCCGTATGTTTTTAGAGACTTACATTACACAGTTACTTCACTGCAAATTGGAATGAAGCTggcaaaatacagaaaaaataaaccaTTTTACAGTATTTTGGACTGTTTTCTGGACAAGGTGGCGAAGCATCCGAACAAGAAGTTTGTTATTTTCGAGGACAGCTCCTTCACTTACAGACAAGCGGACACAGAAAGCAACAGAGTGGCACGCGCTCTGGCCACGCACGCACACCTAAAGGAGGGAGACACCGTGGCGCTCTTCCTGGGAAACGAACCGCAGATGCTGTGGGCCTGGTTCGCACTGGCCAAGCTGGGATGCACAGCATCTCTGCTGAACTACAACATCAGATCCAAATCTCTGCTgcactgtttctcctgctgcgAAGCTAAGGTGTTGGTTGCCGGTGCAG ACTTGCAGGGGGCTGTAGAGGAGGTGTTGCCAGACTTGAAGCAGCAGGGTGTACGTGTGTTCATCCTCAAAGACGACTGTGATGTGGATGGCATTGAAAGCCTCTCTGACAAAATCAAGCAGGCCTCAGATCAGCCGCTGTCACCTCAGCTGAGGAGCAACATTCACATGAAGAGTCCTGCACTTTACATCTACACATCAGGAACCACAG GGCTTCCCAAGGCAGCTGTTATCAACCATGAGAGGCTGTGGATGGCAACTTATCTTCAGTCTATTGCAGGCATTCGCTCAAACGATATCATCTACATTTACCTTCCTCTTTACCACAGCGCTGGGTTTCTCATGGGACTCTGTGGAGCCATTGAAAAAG GCATCACTATTATTTTAAAACGGAAATTCTCAGCCTCTCAGTTCTGGAACGACTGTAGGAAGTATAATGTGACTGTTATACAGTACATAGGAGAAATTATGCGCTACCTCTGCAACACACCAAAG AGAGACAATGACAGAGATCATAAAGTCAGACTGGCGATAGGGAACGGGATAAGAGCCGACACCTGGGCCGACTTCCTGCAGCGGTTTGGAGACATTCGCATCTGTGAATGCTACGGAGCCACGGAAGGAAACGTGGGCTTCGTCAACTATGTTGGCAAAATTGGAGCAATTGGCAGAGAGCATTTCCTCCACAAG ATGGGTTGTCCGTACGCCCTCATAAGGTAcgacacagagaaagaagagcCGGTCAAAGACTCCAGAGGATTTTGTATTGAAGTCCCCAGAG GAGAAACTGGACTGTTGGTGGCAAAGATTGGACAAAGAACACCCTTTATCGGCTACGCCAAGAAccagcagcagacagagaagaagaagctgaaggaTGTGTTTGTGAAGGGGGACCTTTACTTTAACAGTGGCGACCTTCTGAAGATAGACGATGAGGGATTTGTCTTCTTTCAAGATCGCATCGGAGACACTTTCAG ATGGAAAGGAGAAAATGTGGCGACCACAGAGGTGGCCGATCATTTACTCATGGTTGACTGTGTGGAGGAGGCTAATGTCTACGGTGTGAAGGTGCCAG GACACGAGGGAAGGATTGGAATGGCAGCCTTGAAGCTGAAAGAAAACATGGACTTTGATGGCAAAGCTGCATACCAGCACGTGAAACAATATCTCCCCAGCTATGCTCGGCCACGTTTCATTcgcatacag AATACGCTGGAGTTAACTGGGACATTTAAGCAGATGAAGGTGAAGCTGGGAGAGGAGGGCTTCAACCCCGCTGTGATCGGGGATGCTTTGTTCTACCTGGAGGACTACAATGGCTACATACCCATGACTCAGGAGATATTCAACGCCATCACAGAGGGAAACACCAGGCTCTGA